The Neodiprion fabricii isolate iyNeoFabr1 chromosome 4, iyNeoFabr1.1, whole genome shotgun sequence genome window below encodes:
- the LOC124180975 gene encoding uncharacterized protein LOC124180975 isoform X2 — protein sequence MWLSSRRKLAILAAISEFFIHAEAKYCAFEIHGEPKYYVCPRTEYCCNFGCCVSPGFQIYHLWYYWLLVIIMFLVCSGGGWWYRYWLQGRYRPSTSTLPLRTPSSRTHNTPRGPTCRAQQARVTYNPARNTVLLHRPQRSATPPAYNGAAASSAQFQNTNVVLNENNCPYYELYGPPPSYETVIAQTRGKITSPTSATENPRPNVQSSNMQNQNAVHCFSHNYSSLPTRAHLDNNVVERRNSCGSNLEEGDNDVESFSYKNFVQKYDAQQSLRRGGTNLPSESYSNQESTTCGTRLQNISNKILPVYVAESMQQLHDGKVKSSQNNCVANSSSQNNYSEAGASGQFTQVTASSQGIRNIRSIQDSGAVDEIDIPKLNRLAAEVNDTETSSDENRMRLESQVSRIPEMLMYSKIDSSGEKCHRGQSGSLNRRSGGSSQWGETSETYNNMYTHRITNLEDHKRTEGLSYMKIDIDHVKSSTSSKRNKFFSDCEECEAQNGESTSHLNPSNNVILPSPNSNIQINSSPPINVIENYQHYPPTSLSPPAQRSNTSTNFESENKLGRSKSLD from the exons atgtGGCTCAGCAGTCGAAGAAAGCTAGCAATATTAGCTGCGATATCAGAGTTCTTCATCCAC GCAGAAGCAAAATACTGTGCCTTTGAAATACATGGCGAGCCAAAATACTATGT ATGTCCCAGAACTGAATACTGCTGCAATTTTGGATGCTGTGTATCCCCAGGTTTCCAAATCTATCATCTTTGGTATTATTG GCTTTTGGTCATAATTATGTTTTTGGTATGCTCTGGAGGTGGATGGTGGTACCGCTACTGGTTGCAAGGTAGATATAGACCATCAACGTCAACGCTTCCACTGAGAACACCAAGTTCAAGGACTCACAACACACCTAGGGGACCCACATGCCGTGCGCAGCAGGCCAGAGTAACTTACAATCCGGCTCGCAATACCGTCCTATTACACC GTCCCCAAAGAAGTGCAACACCTCCAGCTTACAATGGCGCAGCAGCGAGCTCGGCTCAGTTTCAAAATACGAACGTTGTCTTGAACGAGAACAACTGCCCGTACTACGAACTGTATGGCCCTCCACCTAGCTATGAGACAGTGATTGCTCAAACCCGAGGTAAAATAACAAGCCCCACTTCGGCAACGgagaatccgagaccaaacgTGCAAAGTTCTAACATGCAAAACCAGAATGCAGTGCATTGTTTCTCACATAATTATAGCAGCTTGCCTACAAGAGCGCATCTTGATAACAACGTTGTTGAGCGACGCAATAGTTGTGGCTCGAATCTAGAAGAGGGGGATAATGACGTAGAGAGTTTTAGCTACAAGAACTTTGTACAGAAATATGATGCCCAGCAGTCGCTAAGGCGAGGAGGTACAAATTTGCCCTCTGAAAGCTATTCGAATCAGGAAAGTACGACCTGCGGAACCAGGttgcaaaatatttccaatAAAATACTGCCCGTCTATGTAGCGGAAAGCATGCAACAATTGCATGACGGGAAAGTTAAATCTAGTCAGAATAATTGCGTCGCGAACAGTTCCtcgcaaaataattattccgaAGCAGGCGCGAGCGGTCAGTTTACACAAGTTACTGCAAGTAGTCAGGGAATTAGAAATATACGATCAATTCAAGACTCTGGAGCGGTCGATGAAATagacattccaaaattgaacAGACTGGCAGCGGAAGTAAACGACACTGAAACGTCCAGCGATGAAAATCGCATGAGACTCGAATCGCAGGTTTCTAGAATCCCTGAAATGCTTATGTACTCGAAGATTGACTCCTCGGGGGAAAAGTGTCATCGAGGTCAAAGCGGTTCCTTGAATCGTAGGTCTGGAGGTTCTTCCCAGTGGGGAGAAACAAGCGAAACTTACAACAATATGTACACGCACAGAATAACTAACCTCGAGGATCATAAACGAACGGAAGGATTGAGTTacatgaaaattgatattgacCACGTGAAATCATCAACTAGTTCGAAgaggaacaaatttttctccgaCTGTGAAGAATGTGAGGCACAAAATGGCGAGAGTACTTCTCATCTAAATCCATCCAACAATGTGATATTACCTTCTCCTAATTctaatattcaaattaattcttCGCCTCCAATAAATGTTatcgaaaattatcaacaCTACCCTCCAACGTCGTTGTCGCCACCTGCACAAAGGTCAAACACGAgcacaaattttgaaagtgaaaacaaattaGGCAGATCAAAGTCGCTCGACTAa
- the LOC124180983 gene encoding uncharacterized protein LOC124180983, whose product MEFLSNARIVLVTLFVSSIKLTSANYCEWNTCQSWEYCCGDNMCCTNNDVVLNLTILVCAALALLLICCSMLFMCRYLCRVRHPVFQLVGIDGCFAKDAESTSNLPAFEVVNEDRIYTEPPPPYSEVTRNVK is encoded by the exons ATGGAGTTCTTGTCAAACGCACGTATTGTTCTAGTAACACTATTCGTTTCGTCGATAAAATTG ACATCTGCGAACTACTGTGAATGGAATACGTGTCAATCCTGGGAGTACTGCTGCGGAGACAATATGTGCTGTACTAATAATGATGTGGTCCTCAATTTAAC AATTTTAGTCTGCGCTGCCTTGGCTCTGTTGTTAATATGCTGCAGTATGCTGTTCATGTGCCGATATTTATGCCGTGTCAGACATCCTGTATTCCAGCTTGTAGGTATTGATGGGTGTTTTGCAAAGGATGCCGAGTCTACAAGCAACTTG CCTGCTTTCGAAGTGGTTAATGAAGATAGAATATACACAGAGCCTCCTCCACCATATTCAGAGGTGACGCGAAATGTGAAGTAA
- the LOC124180975 gene encoding uncharacterized protein LOC124180975 isoform X1 has product MWLSSRRKLAILAAISEFFIHAEAKYCAFEIHGEPKYYVCPRTEYCCNFGCCVSPGFQIYHLWYYWLLVIIMFLVCSGGGWWYRYWLQGRYRPSTSTLPLRTPSSRTHNTPRGPTCRAQQARVTYNPARNTVLLHRMWKGPQRSATPPAYNGAAASSAQFQNTNVVLNENNCPYYELYGPPPSYETVIAQTRGKITSPTSATENPRPNVQSSNMQNQNAVHCFSHNYSSLPTRAHLDNNVVERRNSCGSNLEEGDNDVESFSYKNFVQKYDAQQSLRRGGTNLPSESYSNQESTTCGTRLQNISNKILPVYVAESMQQLHDGKVKSSQNNCVANSSSQNNYSEAGASGQFTQVTASSQGIRNIRSIQDSGAVDEIDIPKLNRLAAEVNDTETSSDENRMRLESQVSRIPEMLMYSKIDSSGEKCHRGQSGSLNRRSGGSSQWGETSETYNNMYTHRITNLEDHKRTEGLSYMKIDIDHVKSSTSSKRNKFFSDCEECEAQNGESTSHLNPSNNVILPSPNSNIQINSSPPINVIENYQHYPPTSLSPPAQRSNTSTNFESENKLGRSKSLD; this is encoded by the exons atgtGGCTCAGCAGTCGAAGAAAGCTAGCAATATTAGCTGCGATATCAGAGTTCTTCATCCAC GCAGAAGCAAAATACTGTGCCTTTGAAATACATGGCGAGCCAAAATACTATGT ATGTCCCAGAACTGAATACTGCTGCAATTTTGGATGCTGTGTATCCCCAGGTTTCCAAATCTATCATCTTTGGTATTATTG GCTTTTGGTCATAATTATGTTTTTGGTATGCTCTGGAGGTGGATGGTGGTACCGCTACTGGTTGCAAGGTAGATATAGACCATCAACGTCAACGCTTCCACTGAGAACACCAAGTTCAAGGACTCACAACACACCTAGGGGACCCACATGCCGTGCGCAGCAGGCCAGAGTAACTTACAATCCGGCTCGCAATACCGTCCTATTACACCGTATGTGGAAAG GTCCCCAAAGAAGTGCAACACCTCCAGCTTACAATGGCGCAGCAGCGAGCTCGGCTCAGTTTCAAAATACGAACGTTGTCTTGAACGAGAACAACTGCCCGTACTACGAACTGTATGGCCCTCCACCTAGCTATGAGACAGTGATTGCTCAAACCCGAGGTAAAATAACAAGCCCCACTTCGGCAACGgagaatccgagaccaaacgTGCAAAGTTCTAACATGCAAAACCAGAATGCAGTGCATTGTTTCTCACATAATTATAGCAGCTTGCCTACAAGAGCGCATCTTGATAACAACGTTGTTGAGCGACGCAATAGTTGTGGCTCGAATCTAGAAGAGGGGGATAATGACGTAGAGAGTTTTAGCTACAAGAACTTTGTACAGAAATATGATGCCCAGCAGTCGCTAAGGCGAGGAGGTACAAATTTGCCCTCTGAAAGCTATTCGAATCAGGAAAGTACGACCTGCGGAACCAGGttgcaaaatatttccaatAAAATACTGCCCGTCTATGTAGCGGAAAGCATGCAACAATTGCATGACGGGAAAGTTAAATCTAGTCAGAATAATTGCGTCGCGAACAGTTCCtcgcaaaataattattccgaAGCAGGCGCGAGCGGTCAGTTTACACAAGTTACTGCAAGTAGTCAGGGAATTAGAAATATACGATCAATTCAAGACTCTGGAGCGGTCGATGAAATagacattccaaaattgaacAGACTGGCAGCGGAAGTAAACGACACTGAAACGTCCAGCGATGAAAATCGCATGAGACTCGAATCGCAGGTTTCTAGAATCCCTGAAATGCTTATGTACTCGAAGATTGACTCCTCGGGGGAAAAGTGTCATCGAGGTCAAAGCGGTTCCTTGAATCGTAGGTCTGGAGGTTCTTCCCAGTGGGGAGAAACAAGCGAAACTTACAACAATATGTACACGCACAGAATAACTAACCTCGAGGATCATAAACGAACGGAAGGATTGAGTTacatgaaaattgatattgacCACGTGAAATCATCAACTAGTTCGAAgaggaacaaatttttctccgaCTGTGAAGAATGTGAGGCACAAAATGGCGAGAGTACTTCTCATCTAAATCCATCCAACAATGTGATATTACCTTCTCCTAATTctaatattcaaattaattcttCGCCTCCAATAAATGTTatcgaaaattatcaacaCTACCCTCCAACGTCGTTGTCGCCACCTGCACAAAGGTCAAACACGAgcacaaattttgaaagtgaaaacaaattaGGCAGATCAAAGTCGCTCGACTAa